Proteins from a genomic interval of Streptomyces sp. NBC_01445:
- a CDS encoding tetratricopeptide repeat protein codes for MPHSNPETHVIDFRAAEQLLAARDPRGAVKLLDPVIAAHPENTAARLLRARAFFASAQLRAAELEFTIVLEREPDNAFAHFALARTYQRAARPDQARRHFRLAAALDPQPDYVAAAAFDDAP; via the coding sequence GTGCCCCACTCCAACCCGGAGACGCACGTCATCGACTTCCGCGCCGCTGAGCAACTGCTCGCGGCGCGTGACCCGCGAGGCGCGGTGAAACTGCTCGACCCGGTCATCGCGGCCCACCCCGAGAACACGGCGGCGCGGCTGCTGCGGGCCCGCGCGTTCTTCGCCTCGGCCCAACTGCGCGCGGCCGAGCTGGAATTCACCATCGTCCTGGAGCGCGAGCCGGACAACGCGTTCGCGCACTTCGCGCTCGCCCGCACCTATCAGCGTGCCGCGCGGCCGGACCAGGCACGGCGCCATTTCCGGCTGGCGGCCGCACTGGATCCGCAGCCGGACTACGTGGCCGCGGCCGCTTTCGACGACGCTCCGTAA
- a CDS encoding DUF6343 family protein, with translation MRTGSEPVTARSALRARLWLSIWGLVWTIFGTVAFILTDRPWWAFACGVLWLIVTVDLFVITRHIRQGPHYQPGPDVPPYDPPDVPPVPPYNPPDDKP, from the coding sequence ATGCGTACGGGCAGTGAACCCGTGACCGCGCGCAGTGCCCTGCGCGCCCGGCTGTGGCTCAGCATCTGGGGTCTGGTCTGGACGATCTTCGGCACGGTCGCGTTCATCCTCACGGACCGCCCGTGGTGGGCGTTCGCGTGCGGTGTGCTGTGGCTGATCGTGACCGTCGACCTGTTCGTGATCACCCGCCACATCCGGCAGGGCCCGCACTACCAGCCGGGCCCCGACGTACCGCCCTACGATCCCCCGGACGTACCGCCCGTACCGCCCTACAATCCCCCGGACGACAAGCCCTAG
- a CDS encoding acyltransferase domain-containing protein, with protein sequence MIPDAEDLPEVLLDLGVAHEDINELVALRPRVADDPGVRDLLERAVDAVTRDMGTVGGSPPFPSPPDGGDLLERCFSVYVYVAALPATRAYHRGLGVPDDVSRRTLADLGRHMAVHRRRYGSCGIHAVAWLGLHFHGELYQLGRLQYQRALLGGRSAGAAAAAGLPVTADDLCMNLHIPDFRGPLSPRACDRSLALAREFFARHYPEERYETAVCHSWLLDAQLKDQLPKDSNLVRFQERFRTSWEDTEPDDEGPVGFVFGDPRLPIGELPRRTSVERAVGDHLRSGGHWYGGHGWFPLPWSGTAAPGRLVEGA encoded by the coding sequence GTGATCCCCGACGCGGAGGACCTGCCCGAGGTCCTCCTCGATCTCGGGGTCGCCCACGAGGACATCAACGAACTCGTCGCGCTGCGCCCCCGCGTGGCCGACGATCCCGGAGTGCGCGATCTCCTGGAGCGGGCCGTGGACGCCGTCACCCGGGACATGGGCACGGTCGGCGGAAGCCCTCCCTTCCCGTCCCCGCCCGACGGAGGTGACCTCCTCGAACGCTGCTTCTCCGTGTACGTCTACGTGGCGGCGCTGCCCGCCACGCGCGCGTACCACCGCGGTCTCGGGGTGCCGGACGACGTCTCGCGGCGCACCCTCGCCGACCTGGGGCGCCACATGGCCGTCCACCGCAGGCGGTACGGCAGTTGCGGCATTCACGCGGTCGCCTGGCTCGGCCTGCACTTCCATGGGGAGCTCTACCAGCTGGGCCGGCTCCAGTACCAGCGGGCCCTGCTCGGCGGGCGCTCGGCAGGCGCGGCCGCCGCCGCGGGCCTGCCGGTGACGGCGGACGACCTGTGCATGAACCTCCATATCCCCGACTTCCGGGGCCCGCTGTCCCCGCGCGCGTGCGACCGGTCCCTCGCTCTGGCCAGGGAGTTCTTCGCGCGCCACTACCCCGAGGAGCGCTATGAGACCGCCGTCTGCCACTCCTGGCTCCTCGACGCCCAGCTGAAGGACCAGCTGCCGAAGGACTCCAACCTGGTGCGGTTCCAGGAGCGATTCCGTACGTCCTGGGAGGACACGGAACCGGACGACGAGGGCCCGGTCGGCTTCGTCTTCGGCGACCCCCGTCTCCCCATCGGTGAACTGCCGCGCCGCACGAGCGTCGAGCGGGCCGTCGGCGACCATCTGCGGAGCGGCGGGCACTGGTACGGAGGGCATGGCTGGTTCCCGTTGCCGTGGTCGGGAACTGCCGCCCCAGGACGGCTCGTTGAAGGGGCATGA
- a CDS encoding class I SAM-dependent methyltransferase, with the protein MREGYGGTGPGAITPDGCAVDLYARLPVGDEPDIIAAAVPAGASILELGSGVGRMTHPLIERGFTVTAVDESAEMLERVRGARTICSPVESLDAGGTFDMVLLASFLVHAGDVAVRQGLLDTCRRHVADRGCVLIQREGPDYHTNLPRERVDPSGFTVRIVSADPVGDGVNSVRAEYEFPDAAWTHTFLARPLTQEQFEEALAQAGLKVDRYLTDDQVWVRAVPA; encoded by the coding sequence ATGCGTGAGGGATACGGAGGGACGGGACCCGGCGCCATCACGCCGGACGGCTGCGCGGTCGATCTGTACGCGCGCCTGCCCGTAGGGGACGAGCCCGACATCATCGCCGCGGCCGTGCCCGCGGGAGCGAGCATTCTCGAACTGGGCAGCGGCGTCGGCCGGATGACGCACCCCCTCATCGAGCGCGGCTTCACGGTCACCGCCGTGGACGAGTCCGCCGAGATGCTGGAGCGGGTGCGCGGGGCGCGGACGATCTGTTCACCGGTCGAGTCGCTGGACGCGGGCGGGACGTTCGACATGGTGCTGCTCGCGTCGTTCCTCGTGCACGCCGGGGATGTGGCGGTGCGGCAGGGGCTGCTCGACACCTGTCGGCGTCATGTCGCCGACAGGGGATGCGTGTTGATCCAGCGCGAGGGCCCGGACTACCACACGAACCTGCCGCGCGAGCGCGTGGACCCGAGCGGTTTCACGGTCCGCATCGTGTCCGCGGACCCCGTCGGGGACGGGGTGAACTCGGTGCGTGCGGAGTACGAGTTCCCCGACGCGGCCTGGACGCACACGTTCCTGGCGAGGCCCCTGACGCAGGAGCAGTTCGAAGAGGCGCTCGCCCAGGCCGGGTTGAAGGTCGACCGGTATCTCACGGACGACCAGGTGTGGGTGCGGGCGGTGCCTGCATAA
- a CDS encoding DoxX family protein, with protein sequence MSETTAPVTTAASAASVTAAPAPGRARAARIALRTLTVLLALFYGVASALPKLIAHPSAVESFDTIGWGSAAMYIIGALELAGGIALLVPVLSGVAPIALSALMAGAFVVQMSYFDGENAATPLILIVPLALLAWTRRRSNADLVRLVKRRA encoded by the coding sequence ATGTCCGAGACCACCGCCCCCGTCACGACCGCCGCTTCCGCCGCCTCCGTCACCGCCGCCCCGGCCCCCGGCAGGGCTCGCGCCGCCCGCATCGCGCTGCGCACGCTCACGGTGCTGCTCGCGCTGTTCTACGGCGTCGCGAGCGCCCTGCCCAAGCTGATCGCGCACCCGTCGGCGGTCGAGTCGTTCGACACGATCGGGTGGGGGAGCGCGGCGATGTACATCATCGGCGCTCTCGAACTGGCCGGAGGAATCGCCCTGTTGGTGCCGGTGCTCTCCGGAGTCGCCCCGATCGCGCTGAGCGCGCTGATGGCCGGCGCGTTCGTCGTGCAGATGTCCTACTTCGACGGGGAGAACGCGGCGACGCCGCTCATCCTGATCGTCCCGCTGGCGCTCCTCGCGTGGACACGGCGCCGGAGCAACGCGGATCTGGTCCGCCTGGTCAAGCGCCGGGCGTGA
- a CDS encoding RNA-binding S4 domain-containing protein: protein MASDTASDSGSGTRSGTGSDTASSAVDAARAAAPGAGESVRIDSWIWSVRLAKTRSAGATACRGGHVKVNGDRVKAAYNVRVGDEVRVRQAGGHERVVIVKRLIRKRVGAPVAVECYVDNSPPPPPRAAVAPVAIRDRGAGRPTKRDRRDMDRLRATFGAGPVPPAQDHADGRDKG from the coding sequence ATGGCTTCGGATACTGCTTCGGATTCCGGTTCGGGTACTCGTTCCGGTACTGGTTCGGATACGGCTTCGAGCGCGGTGGACGCGGCGCGGGCGGCCGCACCCGGTGCCGGTGAGAGCGTGCGGATCGACAGCTGGATCTGGTCCGTGCGGCTGGCCAAGACGCGCTCGGCGGGCGCGACGGCGTGCCGGGGCGGGCATGTGAAGGTCAACGGCGATCGCGTGAAGGCCGCCTACAACGTGCGCGTGGGCGACGAGGTGCGGGTCCGGCAGGCCGGCGGGCACGAGCGGGTCGTGATCGTGAAGCGCCTGATCCGCAAGCGCGTGGGCGCCCCGGTCGCCGTCGAGTGTTACGTGGACAACAGCCCGCCGCCCCCGCCGCGCGCCGCCGTCGCCCCCGTGGCCATCCGTGACCGCGGCGCGGGGCGCCCGACGAAGCGGGACCGCAGGGACATGGACCGGCTGCGCGCGACGTTCGGCGCGGGCCCCGTACCCCCGGCGCAGGATCACGCGGACGGACGCGACAAAGGCTGA
- a CDS encoding M20/M25/M40 family metallo-hydrolase → MDARDLQAEVDGLMGGLRADLERLAVIPSIAFPGFPAEPVREAHDLLVGLLRDAGVERVERIDLPDTAPVIFGEIPPPTPDAPTVLLYSHYDVQPPGDEKLWKSPPFEPTPVEGGLRARGIADDKSNVIAHLGMLRAFKGRPPVGVKIVFEGQEEYGSPFDDYPPTDSDRFACDAMVIADLGNLRPGTPTLTTGLRGASEVVVEVRTLEEPRHSGEFGGAAPDALLVLLKALATLHDVHGDVAVEGLRRDEWTGASYTEDEFRSLAGVEDGLPLIGSGTLGERLWSGPAITVIGLDAPAVEHAASAVVPYARAKLNLRFHPLQDPKEAQARLVDHLSTLKPFGIPLTITPGDTGPGYEAATGGPAYRAALTALKEAWGADASYVATGGSIPLVNGLAKAAPGAEVLLFGAQDSMCNLHAPNERVLFSELRSTVVAMCAFVREYAADFRAGTAS, encoded by the coding sequence ATGGACGCCAGGGACCTGCAAGCCGAAGTCGACGGCCTGATGGGCGGACTCCGCGCCGACCTGGAGCGGCTCGCCGTCATCCCGTCGATCGCCTTCCCCGGCTTCCCGGCCGAGCCCGTGCGGGAGGCGCACGACCTGCTGGTCGGGCTGCTCAGGGACGCCGGTGTCGAGCGCGTCGAGCGGATCGACCTGCCCGACACCGCCCCCGTCATCTTCGGCGAGATCCCACCGCCGACCCCCGACGCGCCCACCGTCCTGCTCTACTCGCACTACGACGTCCAGCCGCCCGGCGACGAGAAGCTCTGGAAGTCCCCGCCCTTCGAGCCGACCCCCGTCGAGGGCGGACTGCGGGCGCGCGGCATCGCCGACGACAAGTCGAACGTCATCGCCCACCTGGGCATGCTGCGGGCCTTCAAGGGCCGCCCGCCCGTCGGCGTCAAGATCGTCTTCGAGGGGCAGGAGGAGTACGGCAGCCCCTTCGACGACTACCCGCCCACCGACTCCGACCGGTTCGCCTGCGACGCCATGGTCATCGCCGACCTCGGCAACCTCCGCCCCGGCACCCCCACCCTCACCACGGGCCTGCGCGGCGCGTCCGAGGTCGTCGTCGAGGTCCGCACCCTCGAAGAGCCGCGCCACAGCGGCGAGTTCGGCGGCGCGGCACCCGACGCCCTGCTCGTCCTGCTCAAGGCCCTCGCCACCCTGCACGACGTGCACGGGGACGTCGCCGTCGAGGGGCTGCGCCGCGACGAGTGGACCGGCGCGAGCTACACAGAGGACGAGTTCCGCTCCCTCGCGGGCGTCGAGGACGGCCTGCCGCTCATCGGCAGCGGCACCCTCGGTGAGCGCCTGTGGAGCGGCCCCGCGATCACCGTCATCGGTCTCGACGCCCCCGCCGTCGAACACGCCGCGTCCGCCGTCGTGCCCTACGCCCGCGCCAAGCTCAACCTCCGCTTCCACCCGCTCCAGGACCCGAAGGAGGCGCAGGCCAGGCTCGTCGACCACCTGAGCACCCTCAAGCCGTTCGGTATCCCGCTCACCATCACTCCCGGCGACACCGGCCCCGGCTACGAGGCCGCGACCGGAGGCCCCGCCTACCGCGCCGCGCTCACCGCGCTCAAGGAGGCATGGGGCGCGGACGCCTCCTATGTCGCGACCGGCGGCTCCATCCCGCTCGTCAACGGCCTGGCGAAGGCCGCCCCCGGAGCCGAGGTCCTCCTCTTCGGCGCCCAGGACAGCATGTGCAATCTGCACGCCCCCAACGAGCGCGTCCTGTTCTCCGAGCTGCGCAGCACCGTCGTCGCGATGTGCGCGTTCGTCCGCGAGTACGCCGCCGACTTCCGCGCCGGAACCGCCTCATGA
- a CDS encoding YfcC family protein, which translates to MSAPADTEAPQQPRPKGKFTFPSALTVLAIVTIAVWALAFLVPSGQYDRNDSGAPIQGTYHRVDSGQSIVDRLDDLFLSPVNGLYGILDPKTAVVAPDNTGDLYGSAGVFLFVLAIGAFITVVFATGALDRGIGRLAHRLRDRGALLIAGVMVVFSVLGTVEGFAEETLGFYGLIVPLMLALGYDRMTAVGAIILGAGVGVMCSTVNPFATGVASSAADISLGDGIILRFIMWIVLTAVTVAYVIRYAKRVEKDPERSLSGFLPGDRDQAQAEAHAVEVPELTGLHKAVLTVTALVFAFMIFTVVPWSSALTGKADATPYGFELGWSFPQLAALFLVAAVLVGIVARMGEQKLSSTIIQGAADFISPALVILLARGVTVIMNNSKITDTVLHSIEGVVKGTSSGVFAIIVFVVNLPLAFLIPSTSGHATLAMPILAPLADFAGVSRAVVVTAWQAASGWMNLWVPTTAVTIGGVALAKVGYDKYLRFIWPLLAILFVLICGFVAAGAAWT; encoded by the coding sequence ATGAGCGCTCCCGCCGACACGGAAGCACCCCAACAGCCCCGGCCGAAAGGCAAGTTCACCTTCCCGAGCGCCCTGACCGTCCTCGCGATCGTCACGATCGCCGTCTGGGCGCTCGCCTTCCTCGTCCCCTCGGGCCAGTACGACCGCAACGACTCGGGCGCCCCCATCCAGGGCACGTACCACCGCGTCGACTCCGGGCAGTCCATCGTCGACCGCCTCGACGACCTGTTCCTGTCCCCGGTCAACGGCCTCTACGGCATCCTGGACCCCAAGACCGCCGTGGTCGCCCCGGACAACACCGGTGACCTGTACGGCAGCGCGGGCGTCTTCCTCTTCGTGCTCGCCATCGGCGCCTTCATCACCGTCGTCTTCGCGACCGGGGCCCTCGACCGCGGCATCGGCCGGCTCGCCCACCGGCTGCGCGACCGGGGCGCGCTGCTCATCGCGGGCGTCATGGTGGTCTTCTCGGTCCTCGGCACCGTCGAGGGCTTCGCCGAGGAGACCCTCGGGTTCTACGGCCTGATCGTGCCCCTGATGCTCGCGCTCGGCTACGACCGGATGACCGCCGTCGGCGCGATCATCCTCGGCGCGGGGGTCGGGGTGATGTGCTCGACGGTCAACCCGTTCGCCACCGGCGTCGCCTCCTCCGCCGCCGACATCTCGCTCGGCGACGGCATCATCCTGCGCTTCATCATGTGGATCGTGCTGACCGCCGTCACCGTCGCCTACGTCATCCGCTACGCGAAGCGCGTGGAGAAGGACCCCGAGCGCTCCCTGTCAGGGTTCCTGCCGGGGGACCGGGACCAGGCGCAGGCCGAGGCCCACGCGGTCGAGGTGCCGGAGCTGACCGGCCTGCACAAGGCGGTCCTCACCGTCACCGCCCTCGTGTTCGCCTTCATGATCTTCACGGTCGTGCCATGGTCGAGCGCCCTCACCGGGAAGGCCGACGCGACCCCGTACGGCTTCGAACTCGGCTGGTCCTTCCCGCAGTTGGCCGCCCTTTTCCTGGTCGCGGCCGTGCTCGTCGGCATCGTGGCGCGGATGGGCGAGCAGAAGCTCAGCTCGACGATCATCCAGGGCGCGGCCGACTTCATCTCACCCGCGCTCGTCATCCTGCTCGCCCGCGGCGTCACCGTGATCATGAACAACTCGAAGATCACCGACACGGTCCTGCACTCCATCGAGGGCGTCGTGAAGGGCACCTCGTCCGGGGTCTTCGCGATCATCGTCTTCGTCGTGAACCTGCCGCTCGCCTTCCTGATCCCCTCGACCTCGGGCCACGCCACCCTCGCCATGCCGATCCTCGCGCCGCTCGCCGACTTCGCGGGCGTCTCGCGCGCGGTCGTCGTCACCGCATGGCAGGCCGCCAGCGGCTGGATGAACCTGTGGGTGCCGACCACGGCCGTGACGATCGGCGGCGTGGCCCTCGCCAAGGTCGGCTACGACAAGTACCTGCGCTTCATCTGGCCGCTGCTGGCCATCCTGTTCGTGCTGATCTGCGGGTTCGTGGCGGCGGGGGCGGCGTGGACGTGA
- a CDS encoding (2Fe-2S) ferredoxin domain-containing protein, which translates to MPTRTPIGAARTRPCTLVVCRGCCCGNAAKYPGYDHAWQLERLRAAADSSGGRVAVRVTECLGPCDQANVLVVQPSGEGRRRGGRPAWVGWSMGDDATDEILRWAEAGGPGIAPAPAALELQFIETPGERTRRRTRR; encoded by the coding sequence GTGCCCACCCGGACACCGATAGGCGCCGCCCGTACCCGCCCCTGCACCCTCGTGGTGTGCCGGGGCTGCTGCTGCGGCAATGCGGCGAAGTACCCCGGCTACGACCACGCCTGGCAGCTGGAGCGGCTGCGGGCCGCGGCCGACTCGTCCGGCGGGCGGGTCGCGGTGCGGGTGACGGAGTGTCTGGGCCCGTGCGACCAGGCGAACGTCCTGGTCGTGCAGCCTTCGGGCGAGGGCCGGCGGCGCGGCGGGCGCCCCGCATGGGTGGGCTGGTCGATGGGGGACGACGCGACGGACGAGATCCTGCGCTGGGCCGAGGCGGGCGGTCCCGGGATCGCCCCGGCCCCGGCCGCTCTGGAGCTCCAGTTCATCGAGACCCCGGGCGAACGGACCCGCCGCCGCACGCGCCGCTGA
- a CDS encoding ATP-binding protein produces the protein MRFTSTPRGARLARRLISHRLNDWGHPYTSPTNETVTLITAELTANAVRHGHVPGRDFHLHLAEADGALRVEVTDTRAERLPVTGPPDPDGESGRGLLLVDALADDWGVIPRPSAPGKTVWAELHLRSSERPSVGCGPHPSAP, from the coding sequence ATGCGGTTCACTTCGACCCCACGCGGTGCACGACTCGCCCGCCGTCTCATCTCCCACCGCCTGAACGACTGGGGCCACCCCTACACCTCGCCCACCAACGAGACCGTCACCCTCATCACCGCGGAGCTGACCGCGAACGCGGTCCGGCACGGCCACGTCCCCGGCCGCGACTTCCACCTCCACCTCGCCGAGGCCGATGGCGCCTTACGGGTCGAAGTCACCGACACCCGCGCCGAGAGGCTCCCCGTCACGGGACCGCCGGATCCGGACGGCGAGTCGGGCCGCGGCCTGCTCCTCGTCGACGCGCTCGCGGACGACTGGGGCGTCATTCCTCGCCCGTCCGCCCCCGGCAAGACGGTCTGGGCCGAACTTCATCTGCGCAGCTCGGAGCGGCCTTCTGTGGGTTGCGGGCCTCACCCCTCAGCACCCTGA
- a CDS encoding helix-turn-helix domain-containing protein, whose protein sequence is MEDQQAEGEHEFGAGILHVFGRQLKLCRERAGLDRAELGVRTGYSASTIASFEQGRRIPPPKFIDLADEVLDAGGVLRAGKEEVARAQYPAFFRDAAQHEAHAVESHVYATQAAPGLLQTEEYARAVFAMWRPLLDEVLIEQRVAARLARQEIFARRPAPHMSFVIEEAVLHRPLGGEVVWRGQLEQFLLASEKRNVEIQVMPLSRLEHAGLAGPFTLMETRDGRRIAYTEVQGDSRVHTERGKVREIEAAYGSLRAQALTPAESLSLIEKLLGER, encoded by the coding sequence GTGGAGGACCAGCAGGCGGAGGGGGAGCACGAGTTCGGGGCGGGGATTCTGCATGTGTTCGGGCGTCAGCTGAAGCTGTGCCGGGAGCGGGCGGGGCTTGACCGGGCGGAGCTGGGGGTGCGGACGGGGTACTCGGCGTCGACGATCGCGTCGTTCGAGCAGGGGAGGAGGATTCCGCCGCCCAAGTTCATCGACCTCGCTGATGAAGTGCTGGACGCGGGTGGGGTGTTGAGGGCGGGGAAGGAGGAGGTGGCTCGGGCGCAGTATCCGGCGTTCTTCAGGGATGCGGCACAGCATGAGGCGCATGCGGTCGAGTCGCATGTGTACGCGACCCAGGCTGCGCCGGGGCTGTTGCAGACAGAGGAGTACGCGCGGGCGGTCTTCGCGATGTGGCGGCCTCTGCTTGATGAAGTGCTCATCGAACAGCGAGTAGCGGCTCGACTGGCGCGGCAGGAGATCTTCGCCCGGCGCCCGGCGCCTCACATGAGTTTCGTGATCGAGGAGGCTGTACTGCACCGTCCTCTTGGCGGGGAGGTCGTTTGGCGCGGTCAGCTGGAGCAGTTCCTTCTGGCCAGTGAGAAGCGGAACGTCGAGATTCAGGTGATGCCGCTCTCGCGCTTGGAACATGCAGGACTGGCTGGCCCGTTCACCTTGATGGAGACCAGAGATGGGCGGAGGATCGCCTACACGGAGGTCCAGGGTGACAGCCGCGTCCATACGGAGCGGGGAAAGGTCCGGGAGATCGAGGCTGCGTACGGGAGTCTCCGTGCGCAGGCGCTCACACCGGCCGAATCGCTTTCGTTGATCGAGAAGTTGTTGGGAGAGAGATGA
- a CDS encoding DUF397 domain-containing protein, whose product MSGAVAGPNSDELTWFKSSFSAGNGGECVEVASRLGLTHVRDSKDKAGPIVSLTATAWTEFVGFAARHTA is encoded by the coding sequence ATGAGCGGGGCAGTGGCCGGGCCGAACAGTGATGAGCTGACTTGGTTCAAAAGCAGTTTCAGCGCCGGGAACGGCGGCGAGTGTGTCGAGGTCGCGTCCCGGCTGGGCCTCACGCATGTCCGTGACTCGAAGGACAAGGCGGGCCCCATAGTGAGCCTCACGGCGACCGCCTGGACCGAGTTCGTCGGGTTTGCCGCCCGGCACACCGCGTAA
- a CDS encoding nucleotidyltransferase family protein, producing MSVAPAMTDDVFPDHVAERLAALPGVRAVALGGSRAQGTQRPDSDWDFAIYYRGDFQPDDLRGVGWEGEVSEIGGWGGGVFNGGAWLTVDGRRADVHYRDLDVVERELAEAERGRVRWEPLMFHLAGIPTYLVVAELAVNQVLRGTAPRPDRYPEALRKAAPEMWWGRASGTLAYARANNAPTGGRAEVHGAVAVAAMSAAHAVLAARGEWVTNEKRLLERAGLLGVHSLLAGASGDLTDVVDRTQVLLESAVDAARRT from the coding sequence ATGTCTGTCGCTCCTGCCATGACCGATGACGTCTTCCCCGATCATGTCGCCGAGCGGCTCGCCGCGCTTCCTGGTGTGCGGGCCGTCGCGCTCGGCGGTTCCCGGGCCCAGGGAACTCAACGGCCCGACAGCGACTGGGACTTCGCGATCTACTACCGGGGTGATTTCCAGCCGGACGACCTGCGGGGCGTCGGATGGGAAGGGGAGGTGTCCGAGATCGGTGGGTGGGGCGGCGGGGTCTTCAACGGCGGGGCGTGGCTGACCGTCGACGGGCGGCGTGCCGACGTTCACTACCGGGATCTCGACGTGGTGGAGCGGGAGTTGGCCGAGGCCGAGCGGGGGCGGGTCCGCTGGGAGCCGCTGATGTTCCATCTGGCCGGGATCCCGACCTACCTCGTCGTCGCGGAACTCGCCGTCAACCAAGTGCTGCGCGGCACGGCGCCCCGCCCGGACCGCTATCCCGAGGCCCTGCGCAAGGCCGCCCCCGAGATGTGGTGGGGCCGGGCCTCCGGCACGCTGGCTTACGCGAGGGCCAACAACGCGCCCACGGGCGGAAGGGCCGAGGTCCACGGCGCGGTCGCCGTGGCGGCGATGTCGGCCGCGCACGCCGTCCTCGCCGCCCGCGGTGAGTGGGTCACCAACGAGAAGCGGCTCCTGGAGCGCGCGGGCCTGCTGGGCGTCCACAGCCTGCTCGCGGGGGCATCGGGCGACCTGACGGACGTGGTCGATCGGACTCAGGTCCTCCTGGAGAGCGCCGTCGACGCCGCGCGCAGGACCTGA
- a CDS encoding 2'-5' RNA ligase family protein: MSSEDGWPDVPGDTALTIRIPEADAFVRAPFPAHITVLYPFLPAARITPEVHAELAALFADRPPFVLTFAEFRRYPGVLYLPPAPDHPVRALIRAVRERWPEAVPYRGVFGPEGLDPHLTLANDEGPETYERAYDALERELRPMLPVTARVDSVRLIVTDGRAWEDSAAYDLGRSPAPHAPPAQPAPPAQVLRAASTALSRRT, encoded by the coding sequence GTGAGCAGCGAGGACGGCTGGCCGGACGTGCCCGGCGACACGGCCCTGACGATCCGGATCCCGGAGGCGGACGCCTTCGTACGGGCGCCGTTCCCGGCCCACATCACGGTGCTGTACCCCTTCCTCCCCGCCGCGCGGATCACGCCGGAGGTCCACGCCGAGCTGGCGGCGCTGTTCGCCGACCGGCCCCCGTTCGTCCTGACGTTCGCCGAGTTCCGTCGGTACCCGGGTGTCCTCTATCTCCCGCCCGCTCCCGATCACCCCGTCCGCGCCCTGATCAGGGCGGTGCGGGAGCGCTGGCCGGAGGCGGTGCCCTACCGGGGCGTATTCGGGCCGGAGGGTCTGGACCCCCACCTCACGCTGGCGAACGACGAAGGGCCGGAGACGTACGAGAGGGCGTACGACGCGCTGGAGCGGGAACTGCGACCGATGCTTCCGGTGACGGCGCGCGTCGACTCGGTGCGCCTGATCGTGACGGACGGGCGGGCGTGGGAGGACAGCGCGGCGTACGACCTCGGGCGCTCGCCTGCACCACATGCACCACCTGCTCAACCTGCTCCGCCGGCTCAGGTCCTGCGCGCGGCGTCGACGGCGCTCTCCAGGAGGACCTGA